In the Pecten maximus chromosome 5, xPecMax1.1, whole genome shotgun sequence genome, gactgacgtgtataaatgtttttttctgattattttcctacatgtataatcttgGTTGGGGATAACAGATCAAAAATAGGTCTTGTCAAAATATCTAATTAAATGCATGTATGCTGCTTGACTTGTGTGTGATGACATTTGCTATGATTTGATGATTGTATAGTTGAATTTTGCATgtatacatggttttattatttaaaaaaaagaatgaaaatgtCTTTCTTCTCATCCTTTGTCAACTATATCAATTATAAATAATTCAAAAGTATATCCCACTTCTAGAGGGCGAGAGGCGGGCCTGATAGGGGAGGTGGAGTCCTTTTCAATAAGGATTCCTTTGGATCAGCTTTCAAGTAAGAAACCAGCTGATTCGCGAACAAACTCCCTAACATCCCGAGtattcaaagttttttttataaacgaTTTTTATTGTCGAAACTGAATTTTTGCTTCGAGTTAAGAAGCCTTTGAATAATCAAAGTTCGATATAACGAAGTTTGACTATAGCTATCAATTATTCTGTTTCAATCCGTTTACTTTTTTCTGACTTTTTCCTGTATGTCAACGCTTCTAGACATTAGCATCACCTCACCGACGTGCTATAGAAGACACTAGCAGAAAGCACGTGCAGAAGATGCCGTCGTGAAAACTGACGAGTGATATAAGTgatatttgactcctgtgaaaTTCCCTGACTGCATATCATGAcgatatattgtaaaatattttcatggATATGGCCAAGGTATCCAATTCCATAAGCATTAGGTTAGGAACATTGTATTCTATGTTCGCGTACAATTTATCTAAGATTGCTTTCTTTATATATCTTCAATTGTTAAGATGAAAAATGAGACTTTATCAATAATTTCCTAGCTTTTGTTTACAGTCAGTATATTCCTGTGTGTTAAACAAAACTAACCTTTGAGTCCCGATTTCGCATGTATTTGCAAGGCGGGTTTGGTCGATGATAACCTTTGAGCCGCGGGTAAATTTACGTGGTGGGTGTCGTTGATGATTACATTTGAGCCGCgaatatatttacatggcgggtgtcgtcaatgATTACCTTTGTGTCGCAACTATATTTGCATGGCGGGTGTCATAAATGATTTCCTTTGAGTCGCGACTAGAAGCAGACGTCGCTTACCTTTCCATTGGCTTATTAATCTCGTACTTTTTCAATGGtctataaatcaatatattttgcaaattatttacACTAGGTTGAATTTGATTTCTTTTACATAATCTCCTCGATGTCTACTACTAAGAACGAACGGAACATATCTTATTGAATTACTTATCATCATCGATTAGAATGTCCATTCCTTTGTAAACATACCTTAACTGATGGTCTTGTTATACATGCTGTAGTTGATGGTGCTAGGAACTCCGGCAGAAGAAGGAGGTGGCGGGAAAATCCTTCTCATCGATAAACATGGATTTGATAATATTGACGTGGCGATGATGTCACATCCGGCACCAGGAGATGTTTTAAAGCCGCCCATGCTTGCCCGTCAGAGGTTTGCGAATCAATGCTTACAACCGTCACAGTCTTGATATAGCATGCTTTCATATTTTCCTTCTTTTAATGCTGTTTCACCTTGTATTATTCTAATCGGGACCTGCTTTGAATGAGATCCTAAACCATCTTTCTTGCATATCGATATGTTTGGTAGCGTTGACATATTCACCTATATCACTTTAAGTATGCATGTACACTTCATATTGTCACCCTCTAGCACATCTATGTCGTGCTTTTGGAGACATTCCCACTTTCCACTCCTGGATTAGTATGCTTTTGTTCTCATTAATCAAAGCTATTCTTGGCAGATAACTGTTATGGGAACACCAGACGAAGAAAACGAAGGAGGTAAACTTATTTTGCTACAAAAAGAAGCGTTTGAGAAAATTGACGTAGCTATGATGTCACATCCGAGGCCGAGTGACTCTCTACTTCCGGGCACATTGGCACTTGATTGGTCAGTTGCCGAAATAAGTTTTCTTAGAATAATCGTTAAAGCTGTCTGATGTTTTGATATCATATTTCTGATTTTCATATATTGCCACAACATATTATCACCTTATTTATCTCACTGTGATTCATTTCAACAGATAAAACTAACACCCTTATTTAATcggaatgtattttttttaccattttactAATTTTTGTAACAACAGAAATGTCATATTGATGTTTGTAATGATGCTCCATAATATAAAAGTGTCACCTTTTAATGAACAAGctatatttgttgttgttgttgttgttgttgttgttgttggcgGTGGTAGTAGAAGTGCTGGTGGTGGTGGAGTGTCCAGAAACTGATGGTTTGAATATTTATGAATTTGATGATAATATTAACACCCTCTGTTTCCAGGGTAACCGTGACGTATAAGGGCAAGGCCAGTCATGCCGCTGGCTTTCCGTGGGAGGGTATCAACGCACTTGACGCGGCAGTCACGTGCTACCAGACCGTGTCTTGCATGCGCCAACAGATGAAACCGACATGGAGAGTCCATGGTAACGTTCTAAAATAATAGAAACAGACACTGAAAGTTTCGATCTACTATTTCTTTGTAGTAGCTTATATATACTTTTGGTACCAAGAATTGGGGAATTTAAGATTCTTAAGATtagttatttttgaaattatgttattcACCATACAAACAACTCATTCTTGGTTAAATGTGTCAAATAGGAATCATCACAAAAGGTGGAGTTAGGCCAAATATCATACCGGAAGAGGCTTCATTGGAATATTACATCCGGGCACCAAATAGGGCGGAGCTTAATGTGTTGCGGGAGAAAATCATTGCTTGTTTTGAAAGTGCAGCAACCGCAACAGGATGCAAGGTAGTGCGCgatgtttaaaacatatatcGTCCATATCAAATAATATGTATTGTCCTGCAGTAGAGATTGTAATATGAGTAATTGGACCAGagtaaagaaaaacaaagaagtctataaaatgtagattttttattattttattttacgaCAGATTGAGTACGACTTCTCAGAAATGCCATATTTAAATGTCATCAGTAACAAAGCTCTGGCTTCGTCTTTCGAGACGAACGCCAAGGAACTGGGGCTAGATTTCACGAAACATGGAACGCCTACAGAAAATGCTCCCTTGGGATCAACCGATATGGGAAACGTGTCATACGTTGTCCCTAGTATCCACCCATTCTTTTACATTGGAACAGACGAGGTCAACCACACTAGGGGCTTCACTGGGGCTACAGGTAAGTTTTATCACACTAAGGGCTTTACTCTAGACTACAGGTATGGTGAACCACACTAAGGGCTTTACTCTAGGCTACAGGTAAGGTGAATCACACTAAGGGCTTTACTCTAGGCTACAGGTAAGTCAACCCGACCACTATATGAGCTTCACTGATGCAATATCAGTCACACTAGGGGCATCACTGGTACAACAGGAACTGTCAACCGCATAAAGGGAGGGATCACTGGGGCTACAGGAATGGTCAACCACACTAGGGGATCCACTGGTACTACAGGTAAGGTTAACCACTCAAAGGGGTCCTCTGGTACTACAGGTGAGATCAACCCCATAAGGGGCTTCACTGATACTACAGGAACGGTCAACAAAATTAGTTGATTCACTGGAGCTACAGGTAAGGTCAACCATATCAGGGGCTCCACTGACACTACAGGAATGGTCAACCTCAATAGTTGATTCACTGGGGCTACAGGAACGGTCAACCGCAATAGGAGATTCACTGATACTACTTGTAAGGTCAATCACAGTAGGGGATTCACTGATACTACATGTAAGGTCAGCCACATAAGGGCATTCCCTGAATCTATAGCAAGATCAACCACATAAGGGGTTTTCACAGCTGTTTGATTAAAAACTTATAACTATActtcaaaatttgaatttgtaTTGTTCCTAAATTTAGAGCAGTTTTAAATATCTTGTGGTTTTGTGTTTTACATGAAAAGTTATGTTTTTCTTATTTTGCCTGATTTAacgaaaatatttgtttattctgGAAGGTGCCGCTGCCGCCCAGCCGTATACCATACTACAGGGGAAGGCAATGGCGATGACAGCAATAGACGTCTTCACAAACAAAGATCTTTTACAAAGAATCAAAACTGAATTCGACAACGAACCACAAAGAAAGGCTTAGTGCCGAATGTCGTCTCGTTTTGGAATAAACATATGCCTAGTCCGAAAAACTACATATAACTGATTAATTGTGCATTTCGATTTATGTTAAACAGATgattatacataatgtaatttTGACCTACGTTACCTCAACGCTTTGCTCGTTGACACAGATATTGCTCGTAACAGCTTTTCATCAACCGTTGAgatgattttgatttttcagATTCTCTGTCGGTAAAAGaagtacatttatatcaatcatacaatgtaatttatacaTAAAAGGAATTTTTGATGACCTCGGAAacgttttcttaaatatttttttatatgtcAATATCATTGCAATCTGaatgacatatacatgtacagtacatgtaaattgtGGGTTAACAGCTCTCCGACTAATATGCTTACCTGTCAAGGGTTTCTTTACTATAGAAAATTACCTGTTTCTAtgtgaatgttttataatagGCATAAACAGAATATTCTAGAATGAAGAATATATGCATGTCGACTGTAAGTAGGTTTGAACACAAAAGAAAGTGTTCCTGGTATTTCATCTTCCCGAGTACAAAGTCTTGAATCAATGCCTgtaacatgtattacatgttgagtacatgtattaataattTAACACTTCAAACATAGGCGTGTTGAAAAAAGTTCACATACTCTGTATtcaagttatatattatatatagtctgtgtatgtaagtgtgtgtgtgtgaaagttgtctttgtttttttctttatcatgtAATTACTTTATGTggaaaatctgaataaaaatgtcaaaagtaaaaaaaaaaaaaaaaaaaatttacactTTCATGTTTAGTTCTTACAATGCTTTTTTGTGTGAAATCGCAATGCATGATATCTCTGGTGTCATCAGTCATCTTCTTTAATCATGGCCTTTTGGTTTCTAAATAGAGCAACAAAAATGTGTCCCAGATTCCATGATAGTCAAGATATTTGATGAGTACAGCTTTTTCTTGTTTCGTTTTATTTACGGATAATTTAAGTTGTGTGTGTTATCATACAGTGGTCTAGATGTTCTAGATTTTAAACCTCTAAGCTGCAGATAAAACAGAGCGACACATTTCTGATAAAAGATAATCTCAGTATAACGCTGCTGTAGTATTATATAATCTACAATACACTTATATCGTGTGTGGTGTTATTGAATATTTGAGCTTGTCCTTAACACTCTGATGGCagattttgtaaataaataagtGGGCATtattaaacaaatttatatttgtCTTATTATGTCTTAACACGATATATCTTATTGGTGATGTCATATTCTGTGATGTCCTGCGACTATGTCATAAATATTGCAAGAAATGTGTGAAATGAcactattatgacgtcatgaataAACAAGTTCGTGATGACGTCGCTGATTGTTTTGGTTGGTTGAAAACTTTCTATTCGAGGCAACTTAATTCGCCAATCttgcattaaaatatatttgagaGTTATCGTTTATTTCTCATCGATGAAGAGATCATTAGACTCTTGTCAAATAATAATAGTTTGGCGTTTTGTATACCACCATGTCAGAGAAACATTGCCGTTTCAAAGTGGCTTACAAATTACCATCCATTATTATTGGGCCCTTAACAACCAGTAAATTTATTTCTCAAATCTCTGGTGAGCATACagtcggagctgccatttcggcgcTGACAGCTTACACACGACGTTAGAAAGTGGTTTACAAATTACCAGCCATTATTATTGGGCAATCAGCCAATACATTTCTCAATTCCCTGGGGAGCATACAGGCAGAGCTACAATTTCGGTCCAAGGGgccaagttcaagttctttattaactTTGCGTTGTCCGACTCATCAGTATCACAAGGAATATGGTTACGACAATGACAAATAGAAATGATCCAATTTTCGAATTGTATTGCCAAGAAAAGAAAACTCCACATCTGAATATTGAAACGTCATcatattatgtaatgtacatcaaactatttgaaatttgaaattgactgtctgtattgtatatacGATGATATGATCCATTGGAATAGGTTTCATAGTTGAGTATCACATGTAGTATTCAACAAGTGTGTTGTTTTctaattgtaaaatatatagattttatatgaatgatttatcaataaaacacaATAGCACCTTCACATCACACATTAAAGTTATGAAATGTCTAAAATGATAACATTTAGTCGGATGTGAATGATTGTATATCAATGTAACCTGTATGTATATTCTAAATTAAGTCCTTTCATTCGTTCCGCTAGTACAGCATCAAACTCCTTGTCGGCTACCGTAAGCCAATTCTTCAAATCTCCATCTTCACCTACAAAAGCAATGATATTGCGATAACACCAAAATGCTTAACTTTAAAAGCGACGAGAAGAAAAACTATGCCTTAGACAAAGCACCTGAATAATGATCCTCTATGTACGGCTTATGACAGAAGTTAGAATGACGTTGGaattcattaaaacatatttgctTCTTTTACCTTTCCtgtacatatttttgaaatCGTCCATTCCCGGGTTTAGATTTCCGGTTGCAGAGGCCATGACCGTATGACATTATCAGGGggcagcggtggccgagtggttaaggtgtccgacactttaacactagccctccacctctgggttgcgagttcgaaacctacgtggggcagttgccaggtactgaccgtaggccggtggtttttctccgggtactccggctttcctccacctccaaaacccggcacgtccttaaatgaccctggctgttaataggacgttaaacaaaaacaaaccaaacaaaccaaaaatgaCATTAACATTTCGTTGTAATGAAACTATAAACCGACAGTCGGTGTCATAATCACTCTTGGTTAGTGTATTCTTTAGACCGTATATTTATTGCAAGAACCAAAATTCCAAACAAACTTACAAACATCTGCAATATTCACTACGACGTGGGTATTATTTAAGAAAGAAAAATTATACCGTGATGGAAAAACATCAATCTGAACTGAACTGAAATATACTAGTACTATACTCTttcagtttgtttgttttaatttcttgaGCCGAATATGCAATCTGGGCGGCCATGTCATTTTGTGACATCACAGTGACGTCATGATTTTTAGTTCCCTACAAGGAAGCGAGTAAATGTAATATTACGTTGTGTCCATTCGTTCTTCCGTACTTTATCTTttccgggctctatctcctacactacttgACGTTGGAACTTCATAGTTGGGTCAAGGGTAAACAAACAGTAGTTCCTACAAAAATTCATCACCTGTGCATTCTTAGATATAGTCTGATAGATAGGTTGTTATTCGTCAAACTGTCTTCTTTCTTATTTCACTTTTCCAGACGAATTTGATCACAAGTTGATAAGCTTACTTCGCAAAATGATATAAATCCAATATGCAACATTATATAAACTCTGTATAATAATATCCCTGTAATGCTGGTTATTGTATTGAATTTATGATTCGCTTGACAAAAGATCTTAGTTTTACAGTTCCAAACTACATTTTGTAGTTGCCCCACATAAATATGGAACTTTACGGAGTGTCGGTGAGGTGTTATTTTAATACTTTCCTATAAATAAACCCCGTGTACGGTGATATTTACCTGCTAGGTATTTTTGTATGTGCGCCATCTTACTACGTCCACTTCACCGGTGACACTTTAAAAGAGCACGAGATGATAAAGAGGTCATGCAAGGACCTTTAACCTTTTTATATGGGTATAGTGTATCTAACAGGGACACAATCGGGAAACTGCCATTTCGGCGGTAACAGATTACACACAACATTTCTTGCAATGCCTTACAACGTGCACATTTACACCTGAGTCAACTGGAACACGGCAGAATAGTATCATGTTCAAGGACACAACACCAAGTCTGTGTCAGGTAGATCTGCATCCTACCAATAAACAACAGTGCCAACCAATACATTATAAATCTCGTTCAATGAATGTTGATCT is a window encoding:
- the LOC117326972 gene encoding peptidase M20 domain-containing protein 2-like isoform X1 encodes the protein MAELKKVACEAIDRVASELNNISQELWKNPEMNFKEHHAHTILTDFLENQGLHVERKYKLDTAFRATFGDDSAGPHVAVLCEYDALPEIGHACGHNLIAELGVAAGVGIKAAMETSGQPIGKLMVLGTPAEEGGGGKILLIDKHGFDNIDVAMMSHPAPGDVLKPPMLARQRVTVTYKGKASHAAGFPWEGINALDAAVTCYQTVSCMRQQMKPTWRVHGIITKGGVRPNIIPEEASLEYYIRAPNRAELNVLREKIIACFESAATATGCKIEYDFSEMPYLNVISNKALASSFETNAKELGLDFTKHGTPTENAPLGSTDMGNVSYVVPSIHPFFYIGTDEVNHTRGFTGATGAAAAQPYTILQGKAMAMTAIDVFTNKDLLQRIKTEFDNEPQRKA
- the LOC117326972 gene encoding peptidase M20 domain-containing protein 2-like isoform X2, with product MAELKKVACEAIDRVASELNNISQELWKNPEMNFKEHHAHTILTDFLENQGLHVERKYKLDTAFRATFGDDSAGPHVAVLCEYDALPEIGHACGHNLIAELGVAAGVGIKAAMETSGQPIGKITVMGTPDEENEGGKLILLQKEAFEKIDVAMMSHPRPSDSLLPGTLALDWVTVTYKGKASHAAGFPWEGINALDAAVTCYQTVSCMRQQMKPTWRVHGIITKGGVRPNIIPEEASLEYYIRAPNRAELNVLREKIIACFESAATATGCKIEYDFSEMPYLNVISNKALASSFETNAKELGLDFTKHGTPTENAPLGSTDMGNVSYVVPSIHPFFYIGTDEVNHTRGFTGATGAAAAQPYTILQGKAMAMTAIDVFTNKDLLQRIKTEFDNEPQRKA